The following proteins are co-located in the Numida meleagris isolate 19003 breed g44 Domestic line chromosome 8, NumMel1.0, whole genome shotgun sequence genome:
- the LOC110403199 gene encoding integrator complex subunit 6-like isoform X2, translating into MPILLFLIDTSASMNQRAYLGTSYLDIAKGAVEIFMKLRARDPASRGDRYMLVTFDEPPYCIKAGWKENHATFMNELKNLQASGLTTLGQALRSSFDLLNLNRLVSGIDNYGQGRNPFFLEPSILITITDGNKLTNTAGVQEELHLPLNSPLPGSELTKEPFRWDQRLFALVLRLPGAASVEPEQLGSVPTDESAITQMCEVTGGRSYCVRTQRMLNQCLESLVQKVQSGVVINFEKSGPDPAPIGEDGLVDSSRPINSFASQPWHSCHKLIYVRPNPKTGVPVGHWPIPESFWPDQNSPTLPPRTAHPVVRFSCVDCEPMVIDKLPFDKYELEPSPLTQYILERKSPHTCWQVFVSGSGKYSELGHPFGYLKASTTLTCVNLFVMPYNYPVLLPLLDDLFKVHKLKPNLKWRQAFDNYLKTMPPYYILTKIESERIIGSVGKKVPQEIGIKVKNHSSGLSLVHSRDFKQLLQGITGESPLRLAEMNVKEFAGFHIGLLNKDLKPQAFRNAYDIPRRSLLDQLTRMRTNLLKTHRHIVGQDEDCLHSVPVAQMGNYQEYLKMMPSPLREIDPDQPKRLHTFGNPFKQDKKGMMIDEADEFVAGPQNKIKRPGELNTPASLKRRRSMSPLLRRPQSPPVVTNHVGGKGPPCASGSPAHMNLKGVPTNKDTTNNIVQDGNGEKKAENFQMLEKQIDGISVQMAPSVPAAMGDDEMLPNDLDSLPDEFNCLSEDGLDHKAGTNALVQGPLNYGVAGDDQKRVMESTSESVPNSFKITPMMLEGNNADIKIKVMKEVRKPGRNYEKIFSLLEEVQGPVEIQKYFIEFAIKEAARFKKRVLIQHLERILEELEFNSLPNRVNHVNSR; encoded by the exons GCcggatggaaagaaaatcatgCAACGTTTATGAATGAGCTGAAAAATCTGCAGGCGTCAGGACTAACAACCCTTGGGCAGGCACTCAGATCCTCCTTTGACTTGTTAAATCTCAATAGATTAGTGTCTGGAATAGACAACTATGGACAG GGAAGGAATCCATTCTTTCTTGAGCCATCTATTTTGATTACCATCACAGATGGAAACAAACTGACAAATACGGCTGGAGTCCAAGAGGAG CTTCATCTTCCTTTGAATTCTCCTTTGCCTGGAAGTGAACTAACCAAAGAACCATTTCGTTGGGATCAAAGACTGTTTGCTCTAGTGCTGCGTTTGCCAGGAGCTGCATCTGTTGAACCAGAGCAGCTTGGGAGTGTGCCTACTGATGAATCTGCTATCACACAGATGTGTGAAGTTACAGGAG GTCGTTCTTACTGTGTTCGGACACAAAGAATGTTGAATCAGTGTTTAGAATCTCTAGTTCAAAAAGTCCAAAGTGGAGTTGTTATTAACTTTGAAAAGTCAGGACCAGATCCAGCTCCTATTGGAGAAG ATGGACTTGTTGATTCATCCAGGCCCATCAATTCATTTGCTTCTCAACCGTGGCATAGTTGTCATAAACTCATTTATGTACGGCCTAACCCCAAAACTGGTGTTCCTGTTGGGCATTGGCCAATCCCAGAATCTTTTTGGCCTGATCAGAATTCACCAACACTG CCTCCACGCACAGCTCACCCTGTTGTGAGGTTCTCCTGTGTTGATTGTGAGCCAATGGTAATAGACAAGCTTCCTTTTGACAAGTACGAGCTTGAACCTTCACCCTTAACGCAATACATCTTGGAACGGAAGTCTCCCCATACCTGCTGGCAG gtatTTGTGAGCGGCAGTGGAAAATACAGTGAACTTGGCCATCCGTTTGGGTATTTAAAAGCAAGCACTACTTTAACCTGTGTAAACCTCTTTGTGATGCCTTACAACTATCCTGTTTTGCTTCCATTGTTAG ATGACTTGTTTAAGGTTCACAAACTTAAGCCAAATCTGAAGTGGAGACAGGCTTTTGACAACTACTTAAAAACAATGCCTCCTTACTACATACTG ACAAAAATAGAGTCGGAACGGATAATAGGTTCAGTGGGTAAGAAAGTTCCACAAGAAATTggaataaaagtgaaaaatcatTCCAGTGGCCTCTCCTTGGTACACAGTAGGGATTTTAAGCAACTGCTGCAAGGTATCACTGGGGAATCTCCTCTGAGACTGGCGGAAATGAATGTCAAAGAATTTGCTGGCTTCCACATAGGACTCTTAAACAAG GATTTGAAGCCCCAGGCATTCAGGAATGCGTATGATATTCCTCGTCGCAGTCTTCTAGATCAGCTAACGAGAATGAGAACCAATCTTCTGAAAACACACAGGCACATCGTGGGGCAGGATGAAG ACTGCCTTCACAGTGTTCCTGTTGCTCAAATGGGAAATTACCAGGAATACTTGAAAATGATGCCTTCACCCCTTCGAGAGATTGATCCAGATCAGCCAAAAAGGCTTCATACATTTGGCAATCCATTCAAACAGGATAAGAAG ggtatGATGATAGATGAAGCAGATGAATTTGTTGCTGGGCCTCAGAATAAGATTAAGCGTCCTGGAGAGCTGAATACTCCAGCATCTCTAAAGAGAAGGCGTAGCATGTCACCGCTACTGAGACGGCCACAGTCACCTCCTGTTGTAACAAACCATGTTGGTGGGAAAGGGCCACCATGTGCTTCTGGATCCCCAGCACATATGAACCTCAAAGGTGTGCCAACAAACAAAG ACACCACTAACAATATTGTCCAGGATGGtaatggagagaagaaagcagaaaattttcagatgctggaaaaacaaatcGATGGCATATCTGTACAAATGGCTCCTTCTGTTCCAGCTGCTATGGGAGATGATGAAATGCTACCCAATGACTTAGACTCTCTGCCTGATGAGTTCAATTGTTTAAGTGAAGATGGCTTGGATCACAAAGCGGGTACCAATGCACTTGTTCAAGGGCCTCTAAATTACGGTGTGGCTGGAGACGACCAAAAACGGGTGATGGAGTCAACTTCAGAATCTGTGCcaaattcctttaaaataacaCCTATGATGTTGGAGGGAAACAATGCTGATATCAAAATTAAAGTGATGAAAGAGGTTCGCAAACCTGGAAGAA attatgaaaaaatcttctctcttcttgAGGAGGTGCAAGGACCTGTGGAAATTCAGAAGTATTTCATTGAATTTGCTATCAAGGAAGCAGCAAg gttTAAAAAACGTGTCTTAATACAACACTTAGAGAGAATACTAGAGGAACTAGAGTTCAACAGCCTACCCAACAGAGTTAATCATGTCAACAGTAGATAA
- the LOC110403199 gene encoding integrator complex subunit 6-like isoform X1 — protein MPILLFLIDTSASMNQRAYLGTSYLDIAKGAVEIFMKLRARDPASRGDRYMLVTFDEPPYCIKAGWKENHATFMNELKNLQASGLTTLGQALRSSFDLLNLNRLVSGIDNYGQGRNPFFLEPSILITITDGNKLTNTAGVQEELHLPLNSPLPGSELTKEPFRWDQRLFALVLRLPGAASVEPEQLGSVPTDESAITQMCEVTGGRSYCVRTQRMLNQCLESLVQKVQSGVVINFEKSGPDPAPIGEDGLVDSSRPINSFASQPWHSCHKLIYVRPNPKTGVPVGHWPIPESFWPDQNSPTLPPRTAHPVVRFSCVDCEPMVIDKLPFDKYELEPSPLTQYILERKSPHTCWQVFVSGSGKYSELGHPFGYLKASTTLTCVNLFVMPYNYPVLLPLLDDLFKVHKLKPNLKWRQAFDNYLKTMPPYYILPLKKALRMMGAPNLISDNLDCGLSYSVISYLKKLSQQTKIESERIIGSVGKKVPQEIGIKVKNHSSGLSLVHSRDFKQLLQGITGESPLRLAEMNVKEFAGFHIGLLNKDLKPQAFRNAYDIPRRSLLDQLTRMRTNLLKTHRHIVGQDEDCLHSVPVAQMGNYQEYLKMMPSPLREIDPDQPKRLHTFGNPFKQDKKGMMIDEADEFVAGPQNKIKRPGELNTPASLKRRRSMSPLLRRPQSPPVVTNHVGGKGPPCASGSPAHMNLKGVPTNKDTTNNIVQDGNGEKKAENFQMLEKQIDGISVQMAPSVPAAMGDDEMLPNDLDSLPDEFNCLSEDGLDHKAGTNALVQGPLNYGVAGDDQKRVMESTSESVPNSFKITPMMLEGNNADIKIKVMKEVRKPGRNYEKIFSLLEEVQGPVEIQKYFIEFAIKEAARFKKRVLIQHLERILEELEFNSLPNRVNHVNSR, from the exons GCcggatggaaagaaaatcatgCAACGTTTATGAATGAGCTGAAAAATCTGCAGGCGTCAGGACTAACAACCCTTGGGCAGGCACTCAGATCCTCCTTTGACTTGTTAAATCTCAATAGATTAGTGTCTGGAATAGACAACTATGGACAG GGAAGGAATCCATTCTTTCTTGAGCCATCTATTTTGATTACCATCACAGATGGAAACAAACTGACAAATACGGCTGGAGTCCAAGAGGAG CTTCATCTTCCTTTGAATTCTCCTTTGCCTGGAAGTGAACTAACCAAAGAACCATTTCGTTGGGATCAAAGACTGTTTGCTCTAGTGCTGCGTTTGCCAGGAGCTGCATCTGTTGAACCAGAGCAGCTTGGGAGTGTGCCTACTGATGAATCTGCTATCACACAGATGTGTGAAGTTACAGGAG GTCGTTCTTACTGTGTTCGGACACAAAGAATGTTGAATCAGTGTTTAGAATCTCTAGTTCAAAAAGTCCAAAGTGGAGTTGTTATTAACTTTGAAAAGTCAGGACCAGATCCAGCTCCTATTGGAGAAG ATGGACTTGTTGATTCATCCAGGCCCATCAATTCATTTGCTTCTCAACCGTGGCATAGTTGTCATAAACTCATTTATGTACGGCCTAACCCCAAAACTGGTGTTCCTGTTGGGCATTGGCCAATCCCAGAATCTTTTTGGCCTGATCAGAATTCACCAACACTG CCTCCACGCACAGCTCACCCTGTTGTGAGGTTCTCCTGTGTTGATTGTGAGCCAATGGTAATAGACAAGCTTCCTTTTGACAAGTACGAGCTTGAACCTTCACCCTTAACGCAATACATCTTGGAACGGAAGTCTCCCCATACCTGCTGGCAG gtatTTGTGAGCGGCAGTGGAAAATACAGTGAACTTGGCCATCCGTTTGGGTATTTAAAAGCAAGCACTACTTTAACCTGTGTAAACCTCTTTGTGATGCCTTACAACTATCCTGTTTTGCTTCCATTGTTAG ATGACTTGTTTAAGGTTCACAAACTTAAGCCAAATCTGAAGTGGAGACAGGCTTTTGACAACTACTTAAAAACAATGCCTCCTTACTACATACTG CCATTAAAGAAAGCCCTAAGGATGATGGGAGCTCCAAATCTGATATCAGATAATTTAGATTGTGGACTTAGTTACAGTGTTATCTCTTACCTTAAAAAACTCAGCCAACAG ACAAAAATAGAGTCGGAACGGATAATAGGTTCAGTGGGTAAGAAAGTTCCACAAGAAATTggaataaaagtgaaaaatcatTCCAGTGGCCTCTCCTTGGTACACAGTAGGGATTTTAAGCAACTGCTGCAAGGTATCACTGGGGAATCTCCTCTGAGACTGGCGGAAATGAATGTCAAAGAATTTGCTGGCTTCCACATAGGACTCTTAAACAAG GATTTGAAGCCCCAGGCATTCAGGAATGCGTATGATATTCCTCGTCGCAGTCTTCTAGATCAGCTAACGAGAATGAGAACCAATCTTCTGAAAACACACAGGCACATCGTGGGGCAGGATGAAG ACTGCCTTCACAGTGTTCCTGTTGCTCAAATGGGAAATTACCAGGAATACTTGAAAATGATGCCTTCACCCCTTCGAGAGATTGATCCAGATCAGCCAAAAAGGCTTCATACATTTGGCAATCCATTCAAACAGGATAAGAAG ggtatGATGATAGATGAAGCAGATGAATTTGTTGCTGGGCCTCAGAATAAGATTAAGCGTCCTGGAGAGCTGAATACTCCAGCATCTCTAAAGAGAAGGCGTAGCATGTCACCGCTACTGAGACGGCCACAGTCACCTCCTGTTGTAACAAACCATGTTGGTGGGAAAGGGCCACCATGTGCTTCTGGATCCCCAGCACATATGAACCTCAAAGGTGTGCCAACAAACAAAG ACACCACTAACAATATTGTCCAGGATGGtaatggagagaagaaagcagaaaattttcagatgctggaaaaacaaatcGATGGCATATCTGTACAAATGGCTCCTTCTGTTCCAGCTGCTATGGGAGATGATGAAATGCTACCCAATGACTTAGACTCTCTGCCTGATGAGTTCAATTGTTTAAGTGAAGATGGCTTGGATCACAAAGCGGGTACCAATGCACTTGTTCAAGGGCCTCTAAATTACGGTGTGGCTGGAGACGACCAAAAACGGGTGATGGAGTCAACTTCAGAATCTGTGCcaaattcctttaaaataacaCCTATGATGTTGGAGGGAAACAATGCTGATATCAAAATTAAAGTGATGAAAGAGGTTCGCAAACCTGGAAGAA attatgaaaaaatcttctctcttcttgAGGAGGTGCAAGGACCTGTGGAAATTCAGAAGTATTTCATTGAATTTGCTATCAAGGAAGCAGCAAg gttTAAAAAACGTGTCTTAATACAACACTTAGAGAGAATACTAGAGGAACTAGAGTTCAACAGCCTACCCAACAGAGTTAATCATGTCAACAGTAGATAA